One genomic window of Oceanispirochaeta sp. includes the following:
- a CDS encoding carbohydrate ABC transporter permease, with product MQSLYLSLTNWNGLSPEYDFIGLDNFKRAFTDPNFSGAILHNLIWVIIFLIVPTSSGLFLAVLLDKGIPGSTFFKSVIYLPMIFSYVIIGMIWNFIYEPRMGILNLFIRIMGQPDWNFAWLAQAKTALLAIIVEASWQHTGLCMVLYLAGLSGVRQDLLEAARIDGANPIQLFFHVVIPQLKNSTIVVISLTVINSLKNFDLVFITTKGGPFRSSEVLTTFMYKESFWNYQMGYGSAIASVLFFIVFIVVFFYFNSVMKEGNNE from the coding sequence ATGCAATCCCTGTACCTGAGTTTAACAAACTGGAACGGATTGTCTCCAGAATATGATTTTATCGGGCTGGATAATTTTAAAAGGGCTTTTACTGATCCCAATTTCAGTGGGGCTATACTTCATAACTTGATCTGGGTCATTATTTTTCTCATTGTTCCCACAAGTTCAGGTTTGTTTCTGGCAGTACTTCTGGATAAAGGGATTCCAGGATCAACCTTTTTTAAATCAGTCATTTACCTACCAATGATCTTTTCTTATGTCATTATCGGAATGATCTGGAATTTTATATATGAACCACGTATGGGTATACTGAATCTGTTTATTCGGATAATGGGACAGCCGGATTGGAATTTTGCCTGGTTAGCTCAGGCAAAAACAGCACTGCTGGCAATTATTGTAGAAGCGTCCTGGCAGCATACAGGATTATGCATGGTCCTTTATCTTGCAGGATTAAGCGGTGTCCGACAGGATCTTCTGGAAGCAGCCAGAATAGATGGAGCAAACCCGATTCAGCTCTTTTTTCATGTTGTAATACCCCAGTTGAAAAACTCAACAATAGTAGTTATTTCACTCACAGTGATCAATTCATTGAAAAATTTTGATCTGGTCTTTATTACAACAAAAGGCGGTCCCTTTCGCAGCTCTGAAGTTTTAACAACTTTTATGTATAAGGAATCCTTCTGGAACTATCAAATGGGCTACGGTAGTGCCATTGCCAGTGTTCTCTTTTTCATTGTTTTTATTGTGGTCTTTTTCTACTTCAATTCTGTCATGAAGGAGGGGAATAATGAATAA
- a CDS encoding ABC transporter substrate-binding protein, with the protein MKRNVQKILIMLAVMLLAFPMVASAKGSQDKDTVEGVEKVTFFHYFSGTLSGGMDDLVSTFNKENPQYNLSHTPVDHEAFKTSIMVMLSGGNPPDLFSYWAGARVQFIVDADRLAPIDDVYEEYGVSKLFSEAVNSAATYNGHKYFLPLTQHYVAFFYNKDVFTKAGIDAPPKTWEEFQVACEKIKAIGVAPIALGSKNRWPAQFWLDYPLLRTAGPEYRAKLMAGDVSYTDPEVVKAFELWKECIDKDYFYPNANAYDYAEASVLVGTGEAGMTLMGSWIMQLDDQIGWAPGEDYDFFPFPVVDSSIPDTAVGPFDGVVIAKDARNPEAAKKALVAMAQKGPMTAFNTGTGALAPNVNVPESMYNVLQLKIKEYCSVVPNWAFNYDLATPPPVADVGLNAFAEFIDNPDGYMQILKKTEEGAKAAWGNM; encoded by the coding sequence ATGAAAAGGAATGTTCAGAAAATCTTGATTATGTTAGCAGTCATGCTGTTAGCTTTTCCCATGGTAGCATCTGCCAAGGGCAGTCAGGATAAAGACACAGTAGAAGGAGTTGAAAAAGTAACCTTTTTTCACTATTTCTCAGGGACCCTGTCAGGTGGTATGGATGATTTGGTAAGTACTTTTAACAAAGAGAATCCCCAATATAATCTGTCTCACACCCCTGTTGACCACGAGGCATTCAAGACCAGTATCATGGTAATGCTCTCCGGTGGAAATCCTCCGGATCTATTTTCATACTGGGCAGGGGCCAGGGTTCAGTTCATCGTTGATGCCGACCGTCTGGCACCAATCGATGATGTATATGAAGAATATGGAGTGTCAAAACTCTTCTCAGAAGCTGTCAATTCAGCGGCAACTTATAATGGTCATAAATACTTCCTACCTCTGACCCAGCACTATGTTGCATTCTTTTACAATAAAGATGTTTTCACCAAAGCCGGAATCGATGCACCTCCGAAGACCTGGGAAGAATTTCAGGTGGCCTGTGAAAAGATCAAAGCCATAGGTGTGGCCCCCATCGCTTTAGGATCAAAAAATAGATGGCCTGCTCAATTCTGGTTGGATTATCCTTTGCTCAGAACTGCTGGCCCCGAGTATCGTGCCAAACTGATGGCCGGAGATGTTTCTTATACAGATCCTGAAGTTGTAAAGGCTTTTGAACTGTGGAAAGAGTGTATAGACAAAGATTATTTTTATCCCAATGCCAATGCATATGACTATGCCGAAGCCTCTGTTCTAGTAGGAACTGGAGAAGCAGGCATGACACTTATGGGTAGCTGGATCATGCAGCTTGATGATCAGATTGGCTGGGCTCCGGGCGAAGATTATGATTTTTTCCCCTTCCCCGTCGTAGACTCTTCAATTCCTGACACAGCAGTCGGACCCTTTGATGGTGTTGTTATTGCTAAAGATGCAAGAAATCCTGAAGCTGCGAAAAAAGCACTGGTTGCCATGGCTCAAAAAGGACCTATGACTGCATTCAACACCGGTACCGGAGCCCTGGCTCCCAACGTAAATGTACCTGAATCCATGTATAACGTGCTTCAGCTGAAGATCAAAGAATATTGCAGTGTTGTTCCAAACTGGGCCTTCAATTATGACCTGGCAACACCTCCGCCTGTGGCTGATGTCGGGCTGAATGCTTTTGCAGAATTTATTGATAACCCAGACGGGTATATGCAGATCCTCAAGAAAACAGAAGAGGGAGCTAAAGCTGCATGGGGTAATATGTAG
- a CDS encoding LacI family DNA-binding transcriptional regulator produces MAYIRLKDIAEKANVSINTVSRALKNQADIGDHTKKRIQQIADDLGYIPNASASRLRTKSNKMIGVIITHMDNAFYARILQGISDAVADLGYTILALSSNENLEKENSLLKTLIANRVDGTIIVPSRDLENTLDYDHLGVPHITIVRKGNRNTRSYFISDSHESGRIAARHFHSLNRSNPAYIGFDLPVSCNRDRLEGFQRELAEIGIPLKINRIRLCSATHEAAYDQAVDLLKNDTKIDSLFVYNDIMALGVIKAVYDLGISIPQDIRLLGHDDINDAKYYTPTLSSISVPKYRLGYDSATELVGIINDSTFAQRNVIYKPELIVRES; encoded by the coding sequence ATGGCCTATATCCGATTGAAAGACATTGCAGAAAAAGCGAATGTTTCCATCAATACAGTCAGCCGTGCATTGAAGAATCAGGCTGATATTGGAGACCATACCAAAAAAAGAATTCAACAGATAGCCGATGATCTGGGGTATATCCCCAATGCCAGTGCATCTCGACTCAGAACAAAGAGTAATAAGATGATCGGTGTAATCATCACGCATATGGACAATGCCTTCTATGCTCGTATTCTGCAGGGAATAAGTGATGCTGTTGCAGATCTGGGCTATACCATCCTGGCACTAAGCAGTAATGAAAACCTGGAGAAGGAAAATTCTCTGTTGAAGACACTCATTGCCAACAGGGTAGATGGAACCATTATCGTTCCCTCCCGTGATTTAGAAAACACACTTGATTATGACCATCTGGGGGTCCCTCATATAACCATTGTGCGCAAGGGAAATAGAAATACCCGAAGTTATTTTATTTCTGATTCTCATGAAAGCGGCAGGATAGCGGCAAGGCACTTCCATTCTTTAAACCGCAGCAATCCGGCATATATTGGATTTGATCTCCCTGTTTCGTGTAATCGGGATCGTCTTGAAGGGTTTCAGCGGGAACTGGCTGAAATCGGGATTCCTTTAAAAATAAATCGAATAAGACTTTGCTCAGCTACACATGAGGCAGCTTACGATCAGGCTGTTGACCTGCTTAAAAATGATACAAAAATTGATTCACTTTTTGTCTATAATGATATCATGGCCTTAGGAGTCATAAAGGCTGTCTACGATCTTGGCATATCTATTCCACAGGATATCCGCCTGCTCGGACATGATGATATAAATGATGCCAAGTATTATACTCCAACTTTGTCATCTATCAGTGTTCCGAAATACAGGTTGGGATATGACAGTGCAACAGAACTTGTAGGTATAATCAATGATAGTACTTTTGCTCAAAGAAACGTTATATACAAGCCGGAACTCATAGTTCGTGAGTCCTGA